From the genome of Onthophagus taurus isolate NC chromosome 5, IU_Otau_3.0, whole genome shotgun sequence, one region includes:
- the LOC111415841 gene encoding segmentation protein Runt-like translates to MQLTKNIEDIMADMYNSMQATLQEYHGELVQTGSPAILCSTLPNHWRSNKSLPIAFKVIALDDVPDGTMVSIKAGNDENYCAELRNCTAVMKNQVAKFNDLRFVGRSGRGKSFTITIVINTMPYQVATYNKAIKVTVDGPREPRTKSAYQYGLGYPQGNFPPFLVNPVWFDISYMCSEYYRRPIVPNSPQEVFLPPTQSSPSFQIHPTIPKVTPKTVWEKKENPISTNLVDDSKSDQSDNEEDIDVVRSAFTPIKPANVLLQELQVPDSTVQDGSPEKTSLNHSDQSNSPKSESKLSKLCGGSGPKEPSSLKSSKPVWRPY, encoded by the exons ATGCAGTTGACCAAAAACATCGAAGACATCATGGCCGATATGTACAACTCGATGCAAGCAACATTACAAGAATACCACGGCGAATTAGTCCAAACGGGATCTCCGGCTATTTTATGCAGCACTTTACCCAACCATTGGAGATCCAATAAAAGCTTACCGATTGCGTTTAAAGTGATAGCCTTAGACGATGTTCCCGATGGAACGATGGTTTCGATAAAAGCTGGAAACGATGAGAATTATTGTGCCGAATTAAGGAATTGCACCGCTGTCATGAAGAACCAAGTCGCtaaatttaacgatttaaGATTCGTCGGGAGGAGCGGACGTGGGAAATCTTTCACCATCACGATTGTTATTAACACGATGCCGTACCAAGTCGCCACGTACAATAAAGCCATAAAAGTTACAGTGGATGGACCGAGAGAACCAAGAACTAAGTCTG CGTACCAATACGGATTGGGATACCCACAAGGAAATTTCCCACCGTTTTTAGTCAACCCAGTTTGGTTCGACATCTCTTACATGTGCTCCGAATATTACAGAAGACCCATCGTTCCAAATTCACCACAAGAAGTCTTTTTACCCCCGACTCAATCATCCCCGTCTTTTCAAATTCACCCGACAATCCCAAAAGTTACTCCAAAAACCGTTTgggaaaaaaaagaaaatccgATTTCGACGAATTTAGTGGATGATTCGAAATCGGATCAATCGGATAATGAGGAGGATATCGACGTGGTTCGATCCGCTTTTACCCCGATAAAACCGGCCAATGTTTTACTTCAAGAACTTCAAGTACCCGATTCGACCGTTCAAGATGGTAGCCCTGAAAAGACGAGTTTAAATCATTCGGATCAATCGAATAGTCCAAAAAGTGAAAGTAAATTGTCGAAATTATGCGGGGGGAGTGGCCCGAAAGAACCGAGtagtttaaaaagttcaaaaccGGTGTGGAGaccttattaa